Proteins encoded within one genomic window of Oncorhynchus tshawytscha isolate Ot180627B linkage group LG02, Otsh_v2.0, whole genome shotgun sequence:
- the LOC112245782 gene encoding E3 ubiquitin-protein ligase TRIM39-like yields the protein MVSPSSLLSEEQFQCAICLDVFTDPVSIPCGHNFCKACIKGYWDSTDLCQCPLCNKIFHRRPEPDVNRTLKGVAEHFKGLRVRDREDSAAEPGEVVCDVCTGRKRKARKSCLICLTSYCDTHLEHHQIAPALKRHQLIDPVKNLEDKVCKKHNKLLELFCRTDQTCVCQFCSETDHKAHNSIPLEEECDQRKAQLGKTEAKVKQMIQEHLQKVKEIKHSVDLSKRHTEMDIFGKVQVFTALVHSIERFQAELIGVVEQKQEAVDRWGEGLIKELEQEITELKKISSELGQLSHTEDHLQLLQSSSSWCLSVKTKNWSEISVQSHLRMGYMKRAVSQLEDKLMSKVKNFHNEIENELRTLCEAKTKKIQQYAMDVTLDPDTAHPELILSVDGKQVRCGDQSQNFLRNPKRFTYTYSVLGKEGFSSGKSYFEVQVKGKTEWDLGVATESINRQGWLPLSPEDGLWTFGLDTDNDFVPNDPKVHYYLKKKPQKVGVFVDYEEGRVSIYDVDATARSHICSFTGYKFTEKLYPYFHCGYPDGKRNVAPLVISPVSHMTGPVLGV from the coding sequence ATGGTATCGCCCAGCAGTCTCCTGTCTGAAGAGCAGTTCCAGTGCGCTATCTGTCTGGATGTGTTTACTGACCCAGTCTCCATCCCGTGTGGACACAACTTCTGCAAGGCATGTATCAAAGGATACTGGGATAGCACAGATCTGTGCCAGTGTCCCCTGTGTAACAAGATATTCCACAGAAGACCTGAACCAGATGTCAACAGAACACTCAAAGGAGTTGCGGAGCATTTCAAGGgattgagagtgagagacagagaggattcCGCTGCAGAGCCTGGAGAAGTGGTCTGTGATGTCTGCACTGGCAGGAAGCGCAAGGCTCGGAAGTCCTGCCTTATTTGTCTGACCTCGTACTGTGACACTCATCTGGAGCATCATCAGATAGCCCCAGCCCTGAAGAGACACCAACTGATCGACCCTGTAAAGAACCTTGAAGACAAGGTATGTAAGAAACACAACAAACTCCTCGAGCTGTTCTGTCGGACTGACCAGACATGTGTGTGTCAGTTCTGCTCAGAGACTGACCACAAGGCTCACAACAGCATACCTCTGGAAGAAGAATGTGACCAAAGGAAGGCTCAGCTTGGGAAGACAGAGGCAAAAGTGAAGCAGATGATTCAGGAGCATCTGCAGAAGGTCAAGGAGATCAAACACTCAGTAGATCTCAGCAAGAGACACACTGAGATGGATATATTTGGCAAAGTGCAGGTTTTCACCGCTCTAGTTCACTCCATTGAGAGATTTCAGGCTGAGCTCATTGGTGTGGTTGAGCAGAAGCAAGAAGCTGTGGACAGGTGGGGTGAAGGTCTTATTAAAGAACTGGAGCAAGAAATCACTGAGCTGAAGAAGATAAGCTCTGAGCTGGGGCAGCTCTCACACACTGAGGACCATCTCCAACTCCTCCAGAGCTCCTCATCCTGGTGTCTCTCAGTAAAGACCAAGaactggtctgagatcagtgtTCAAAGCCACCTGCGCATGGGGTACATGAAAAGAGCTGTATCTCAGCTGGAGGACAAACTGATGAGTAAGGTAAAGAATTTTCATAATGAGATCGAGAATGAGCTGAGGACGTTGTGTGAAGCTAAGACAAAGAAGATTCAGCAGTATGCAATGGATGTGACTCTGGACCCTGATACAGCACATCCGGAACTAATCCTGTCCGTGGATGGGAAACAAGTGAGGTGTGGGGATCAATCACAGAATTTCTTGAGGAACCCAAAGAGGTTTACTTATACATACAGTGTCCTGGGGAAGGAAGGGTTCTCCTCAGGGAAATCTTACTTTGAGGTACAGGTGAAGGGAAAGACTGAATGGGATTTAGGAGTGGCCACTGAGTCGATCAATAGGCAGGGGTGGTTACCACTGAGCCCTGAGGATGGACTCTGGACTTTTGGCCTGGATACAGATAATGACTTCGTGCCTAATGACCCCAAAGTACACTACTACCTGAAAAAGAAGCCCCAGAAGGTGGGGGTGTTTGTGGATTATGAGGAGGGTCGGGTCTCCATTTATGATGTGGATGCCACAGCCAGATCTCACATCTGCTCTTTCACTGGCTACAAATTCACTGAGAAACTCTATCCATACTTCCACTGTGGGTATCCTGATGGTAAAAGAAATGTAGCTCCACtggtcatctctcctgtcagtcACATGACTGGCCCAGTGCTCGGGGTGTGA